DNA sequence from the Acipenser ruthenus chromosome 8, fAciRut3.2 maternal haplotype, whole genome shotgun sequence genome:
GGTTAACAGAAACTTGTCTATGTATGGGTACTTCAGAGCCACTGGTTACACCTTTCTTGTTTTGGCTTTCTTGGTCAAAAATGGCTGTGGCTGCAAGAGCCAAGATATCCGCTTGCTCTGAGAAACTGAAACTGTTGTACGAGTTTCCTGACGTGCCAACGCAAGGGACATCTTCTCGATTGGCATTGGGGAGCATGGATGCCACAGAGAATCCCCGGCTGCTGCCAGAGCTGGTGGACACTGGAGAGTCTGACTGCCTATTGGAAAGCAAGGAACTGCCTACACCCTCGTGATCTAATACACAAGCCTGCTGCTGTGGGGCATTTTCCTTGTTGTTGACCAACAAAATATCTCGGTTATGATCTTCTTTATCAGTTAAGTCACTAGATGGTGGCTCCTTCGAGTGAGAGAAGCTAGTGTTTGCATCACCTTGAGAGGTAAATTGGTGTGATGATATTTTATCTTTATTAATTTCTGAATGAGCTGTTGTCTGCTTAGGTTCTGCTGCAATGGATCTGGCCTCGGCTatggaagatgatgatgatgttatAGTAGACTGGTCTGGTCTTTGAATCTTAGGCTCTGGAAAACTGACAGATGTTGCAGAAGTTCCAGATCTGCTGCAGGAAAGTAACTTATTTTGGGACTCCATTATACCGGTTTCACATCCTATAGATTGTAGCGGAAGAGTATTAAGGCAAGACATTGAGATTTGAGCAGACAGTTCAGAAATATTGGTCATTATGCATGACAAAGATTCCGATGAGGAAGTGTTGGTGGAGGACACATTTGTTGTCTGGCTGTCTTGAAAAGTTGTTTGTGGCAGGGTCAATGCTGTTTCTTCTACACACAATGCTGGGGTAATTAAGCCTGGCTGTTGTACTGTGACAGATTCAGCAGGCGCAGAACAGGATGATGCAGTAGTTGCTACTGGCTCCTTTGCAACATATTCCTTACTAGGAGCAGACTGGGATAATCCAGAAGACACTACAAGTGGAGAAGAGGATGTTACTGGTGTATTGGAAGTTGACTTTGATGCAGCTGTTAAGTGCTCCGATACAAACAGAGTCTCCTTACTTGGAAGTTGTGGTTGCACATCAACATTTGACGGCTGGCTGCATGTAGGTTTAGATGCCTTTAGAGGTGAAGACCGTTGTTTGGCGGATTTTGATTTCTTCGAAGAAGTCCTTTTAGGTTTGGAACCTGCAGGTGTGCTGGGTTTCTTTAACATTTTCACTGCACTGCTGCTGCATATGTTTTTTGATATCGAGCAGACAGACAAGGCTGAGTTGCTGGGTGTGCTTGTACTCGAGGCTGAAACACTGATGTTGGATGTGGGGTTGTTTATCTGGCTGCTAGTAGATGATGCTCCTTGGGTAGAAGTCTGACCCACAGAGAGTGGCACACGACTCTGGCCAGCCATCTGCGAGATACTCTGATTCAGGTTAGAGAGAGCGCCTAAAGTGTTAAGGGCTACATTTGTTGTTGGGTCTTCACAGGTTGTGGGCTGGACAATTTGCATGGGGTTCTGGTTGCACACTCCACGGGAAGGCTTTACTGGCTGCAATGCAAAGATCTGACCATTCACTGAAATGGTCTGAGCTTGCTGTTGACTGTCAGAGGCAGCAAGTGGTCTAGGCAGAATATGCACCAGGTGTTTGCCACCCACAGTTTGGAGACTTGGGGTCTGAACTGGGCAGCTGGAAGTAACAACATGATTGGCTACTGGGAGAGCAGATGGTGCAACAGTTGTTTGTTGATTCTGAAGTACagcattctgattggctgcttGAATGATTACTATTTGCTGACATGGAGTTTGATTGGCTATGCCCTCCCTAACCACAGCTGGTGTTGGGCCAGTGTTCGCTGGTTGTAGGATGACAACGTTTGGATTAGCACCAGCTTGAGGGACGGTTGCACCAGCAGGGTTAGTCATCTGGATAACCTGCATCGCTTGTAGCAATGGGAGGACATTAGGTTGTGGCTGAATAGCGATCTGGGGCTGTGCTAACACTGGCTGTATAGGAACAGAGTGGAGAGAGGGCAAGGAAACTGCAGCTATTTGTGAATGTACTTGCTGACTACCTGCAGGACACAAAGAAGTCCCTTTAAAGCCAACTGGAGCGACTATGTTGCACCCATTAAGAATCCCGCTGTCTAATGATGCATTTGTGAGGGTTTCATTCATCGAAGCGGGCATAATACCAGAAGGCATTTGGTTCAAAGGCTGCACAGTGTTTCCAGCAAGCTGTAGTGTAGTCCATGTGGTCTGGGTGTTACCAGAAGTTATCCTGGTAAAAGTGTTCACACTGTTTATATCATTGCTAATACTGGAAGAAGAACATGGGAAAGCGCAGGTATTATCTAAACACGGTAAAGTATTGATAGAAGTCAAAACTTGAGCTGTGGCTGTTGGTGGCATGCTATGATTTGCTACAGATGTGCTCTTATTGAGGGCAATTGTGGAAAGCTTTTCAGAAATCAAGGTTCTCTGGGGAGAGGCTTGTAATGAAGCCTGCAACGCTGGCTCCTGGAAAACCGAATTTGATTTAATCTGCTGTAAATGCAATGGCTGTAGATGTAAAAGATTTGAGGTGGTAACATTTGCTGGAATGGTCTGTGCCGAGTTTGCAGTCTGTGGTTTGCTGCTGGCAGCTGAAAGTGCTGTTTGAGCTTGCACATCACTACTAGTTGTGAAACAGTCAGGAAGGTCATTCTGGGAAATGGAAACAGGCAAACTTTGAGTGTTGTGCACCGTTCTGGCAGATGAATAGTTGGCAATGGTGTTTTTAGTCGTAGAAAGGGTGGTAGGAAGGTTTGGCTGAGCCTGCTGTTTTGCACATGTTGTAGGTGCAATGTCCTGCAGCTGGGGCcctttccagcagagttcagggACAGTCACATTACACAAATTCTGTATAGTCACAGGATCAGCAGTCTGCTCCTGTAAACTCGGCCCAGCATTCACCACCACATTCTGGACTACAGCTTCTGGACAGCTGGGATTGACTTTGTTGCAGTTTGAGAAAACAATGATTCCCTTCTGAACCTGGTGGGTAGGAATGACCATTGCCACTTTAGCTTTTTTCATGTTTCCTCTCCAATGGACAGTGGGGTCATCCTGGAAATTGATGCCATTAGCCTTCAACAGTTCAATGTAGTGGCCATTCTCCTTCCTCAGGTCTTCTTGTTGTTTTCTGAGTCTTTTAATCTCTTCAGCTACAAAATTCAAAACAGTGAATTTagtttaatagttttaaaaaaagttttggtAACAGTTCTAACAACACAACCTTACTTGCCAAAGCTGAGAAGTTTTAGATTAAGATGCTTATGTTATCCATTAGTCCACATGCAGATGTGAAATTTGTCACACCACTATGTGTAATTGTCTAAATACCTTTTAAACATGAGCAACAGctggttttaaacaaaaatcacAGTAAAACTTTTTGTTGACCACAAACAACAAAAGTTTCAGAATGTGTTCAAAGCTAATGTATGCAGCAGAGCTATGACAGCGAATCCTTACCCTGTTCCTTGTCGCCCCGGTTCAGAAGCAGCTCATCGTTTTGTTTCTTCAACTCTACTATATATTTAAAAGCCTGGTCCAGAATCATGTTCTTGCTCtataaagaagaaagaaaaaaaaatgatcaaattctaccttttttaacaaatacaattgCATTGTGGGAAAATTCTGCCTTTAGGGCACAGATACCTTTACACATATGTAGCTTTGGCATCAGAGGAAACAGAAAAATGCACAGTGCACTTTTACATGTTTCTTTTGCAAGAAGACACATTTTGTTAGTATTTTAGCATGTCACAATATACATTTCACATGTATGATTTTGAAATTTGATGTAGCTGAGTGAACTCAGTGACTGACCAGCACATGATCAATAGGTTTTTCCATTTAAAGTGGATGCAGTTTAAATTTGATTCATTGTTATCAGCGGTTTTAGCTTGTGTTCTGGGCAGCAAAGCCAAACCCAACTATACTAGTAGACAAATATTTTGGCTATACCCTTtataatttagtttaaaaaaacagtacaattcCTTTCCTCGCTACATCCATGTTCTGTAGAAACACACATCGCCTAAGTTACTAAAATGATATATATCCAAGCAGTAGTTTCTTAACTTTTCTCCAACCAATGTTGGTTATTGTTTAAGATATTAAAACAGTGAACAGAAAAGCATAGTAGATCAGGCCTATATCAGAAAGCAATTCTAACTATAACTATATTCCAATTCCTTTAAAGtaaattcccaattccaattccaattcctttgaattTTCATTTcctttgaagccaatttaattgactatcAGTTACTTCAATGTAAGTAATTTGTTGTCACTGTGgaaagctcattttaacagaacagtGATGTGCTAgaactgattaaaagggaattggaattgggaattgattttaaaaaggaattggaattgaaaaactgGAATTGACTCCAACCCAGTCCACAAGCAACCGTTTTGTAGGATGTCTGATAGCAGATCACACTGCAATAAACCTGAACAGCTTGTCTTCTGCCGAGATACAACAAAGGCAATAAACTGATCAGTTGACTGAATGATTGAATGATGCACCTGTTTCAAAGCTGGTGAACAGGGAATGAGCTCTCCTATTTTGTTGATTCCcgaatttatcttttttttccgaTGTCTCTCAACTGTGGATAAGAAGATAAAGGAAATTTCAATTTTGAAATTAAAACCAAAATAGTTAAGCAAGTTCTGGCAACAATATTAAGTTATGTACCCTTATGAGAAcaattgttttattgaacatatGATAAGCAAACAGATAGTTTTGACAACTATGAAACTATTTTAAGTAGTTGTATCCTCATTCAAATTGGGGTCATTGGCAAGCTTAATTTATTAACCATTAACAAAAATAAGATGCTTATGTATATTCACCTGCATTGTGAGATTCCCTGTTTTTCTTCctagaaatgaaaaagaaaattaaaagtaTTTCTTGGCTAAAGATGATGTCAATAACTGACTTCtaacaaaaaacattacaaacatacaaaaaggtaaagctaaggtaaaaaaaaagacacagatttttttttttacaaaataggTCCCCCAATTACAAtcactttttttaatatacagtgcaTACAATGTagtacagtggaacgtcgcatatccgaccgtcacataaccgccctgatcaattaaccaccttgctaaataaataaataaatattaaaaagtaggctacgagagtaatggcattggcagcaaatgcaacttccgtgatggaaacagaaagaattATAGCAATCAGACTTTaagtgcgttcccctttaagagaggcgggctgtgtgcacgtgacaccctgggatccttcaagaagctgcttgatgagattctgggatcaataagctactaacaaccaaacgagcaagatgggccgaatggcctcctcttgtttgtaaactttcttatgttcttatgtgtcagtcagctgcgtgtagcagtaatgtttcaatacaccagttgagaaagcttttttttgtgcagtGTGTTTGTATGATGGAGCGtacgcttgcagatattggcagcgtgttgttgtagcttttaaatgcatttgaattaaacaaagcaagcttcataaacgcaatgcttaccggccgtttgtctaaaatagccgaagcaatattcaaaccgagctcttggcaatatcaagaaagtaTCGTGACAGAGATTTTAAGAaaacagaaccagggaggcagggacttctagagttaagaaagaagccaacAGTTATCGAAGAATAATGACTAAGATTACATTTACTTTAAGGAGTCGGTTACAAGAATTAttgaagtgtaaatgtttgtgatTCCAGGTTGAATGTGTGATGAGATTGTCTTTTAGAGCGATGTTGTTTTCAGGGATGTAAAATTACTGCTggctgtttctggtcatcttgccaggacactcttgtaaaagagGCCTCGGTCTGGTTAaaaaacgaataaataaatacataaataaataaagaaataaataaaatgtagtgcTCACAGCCTTGATAACAACACAACTCACCTGTGGGGCTTCTCTAAAGGAGTCTGATTCTCTGTCATCTCTGTCATTTCTGGCATTGTCACACTCAGAGGAGTCTGAAAACAATGTACAACACAATTCAGAAACTAGCATTTAACACTGATACAAAACTTAACAAGAGGGAATGAGATAGCAAGTGGTGTGGTGTCCTAACTCACCAAACTGATACagacttaaattaaaaaaacaaatcctgtGTATAAAGGCTAGTAAAACAGAGCAAGCTATTCAAAAAGTCTCAGTGTTTGAGATGATGCTCAGGTGGATGTCTTACAGATCTCCAGCAACAGTGCAGTGTGACtgggctggcagccatcttggctcaagaGTGGGGGGAGCACcctggagccaagatggccaccatttGCACAGCCGCAtggttttagttattattattattattattattattattattattgatttcttagcagacgcccttatccagggcgacttacaattgttacaagatatcacattatttttacatacaattacccatttatacagttgagtttttactggagcaacctaggtaaagtaccttgctcaagggtacagcaacagttaATATAATTGGTTTGGTGTGATGTCTTTCTGGGGAGGTTGATTGTCTGAGTTCCTGGTTGGCTGATCAATCAGTCAATTAACCACCTGGAGAAGACACTAcaccatttaaaatgaacaaagaaATGTTTATTGGGGGTGGAGGGAGACAGTTAGTTTAGaagaagggctgagagcagcagcAGCTTGTGCTTTCTGCCCTCCACAGCTgtagcttgggtgctgttttattttggatttggatatttgtttaaaccttttatttgttgttaataaaagtgcGCCAAAGCGCTGAACTGCAGTCTGCCGCCTCTGGGTTTGCTATTTCTGTTGCTGGCCAGCCTTGACTGCATGCCACTCGACCACATGCAGACATGCTCAGTACTTTATAGCTTGCCTACCTTCAGATACAGCAGAATGTATCCACTTCACCTGGAGGACTCCTCATATGATCCAATGCTGGTCAGCAAACATTGTCCTCATAGCATTGTGTATCTCAGGGCCAACTCTGCAAAACAACAAGCCTTCAATTCAAAACACCAAGCAAATGACTGATACTATAAAAAGTACtgaagaaaggaaaagaaaatagaTGGTCTATATCAGGTAGTACTAATCCAAATAACTATGCTACCAtggatatatatacacatacatacttacatacatacatacatacaggtctagttttttttttttatctccattttctatacatttttgCGTACATAACCAAACCATCCCTGGTAGCATAATCCAAGTGGTATGTCATATTAATTATTTGTAAACATGAGGTTTAAATGGATGagaaaaacatttgttttgtcCAGGTTTGATTTGTCCAGAAGTTAAAACAATGTGGGAGTGAAATGGCTCATTTCTAATAGACACAACCTCGAACCAAACTTCATAGAGACAAAAAGTCACACAACCTGAATAGGACAGCCTAACTAGGTCGGAGGTCAATGTCATGACACCAGCATATTtagtatgggggggggggaagggggttATAAAATCCTGCGAATATGAAGTCACTATCTGAAATGATTTCTGAGACGTGAGGCTTTGACAAAGCAGCGGAAACAGCTTTATAAAGAACTGTCACACACCCATTTGTGTCACACACCCACTTGACCAAGAGAATCCTAAAATACAGCTaccaagtatgaagccaatatcttgaCTCTTTAAGTCTTTATCATCCGGAAAGCAAAAAATCACATGACCCTTATATGACAGCTACCTTAGGCCACAGGTCAAGGGGGTTTCCACAACACCGACACAATGAAGTTGCAAGTTGACATGGTTTTTGAGAATCAGCAGTTTAATGATAATAGATGTCTCTAGGCTAAACTATAAGTGCTAACTAAATCTGTATCCCTAATACCAACATTTAGTTAATTTCAGACCACTGGATTTATAATGTTTGGTTTAGAGAATACCCACATGTACTTTGGTCTAAAAAGGTACAGTGAAGTTGTTTTTATTCTAAATAAATTGAATTAAAATGCCATCCGTACTATTGCCAAGAATTGCAAATGGCTAGTCTTTTAAAAACAGATGACTGAATACAAAATGTTGTACACGGGAAACTAATTATGTATGTTTATAATGGCACAAAGAAAATttaattaaagttattttttaggAAGTTGTTCATTGCACTGCTGGCACATATCTATATACTTTCCAACAAACCACCCAGAAATTCTGCATCTGGAAATGTGACCAGAGGATATTTACTTACGAGGCAGACGTTACTTTATGGAAAACAATCTTCATCCCTGGATTCTCACTTCTTGGGGTGGGAAGTGGGAGTGAAAATtgaaaagaaccttccatatttTACATACATGCCGGTCCACCGGTGTTACGGCATACAATCTGGACAACTCATAGCAGCAGCATTGACAGAAAATGCTGCACAAAGGTAAAATGATCAGTCACAGATACAGTTTTTCATCCCAGTAAATCTCTGGGCCACTTAAAAAAGTGCTTGGCCACTTGATGACTAACAGTGTTTGTGAATTCTCTCAGTTAATTGTCATTAGTTGTTCATGTGTtctttgtttataaatatgctaATTTAGTAATGTGCAAAGCGGTTCCCTGGATGTTAGGTTGGAACTAGgtataaatttgcaaaaatagGGTGAACTTTAGTGTATTAGAGCTGTGGTTATCTGCTCAGCAGAGGCATCCACCAATTACTGTACTGTCACAAACACATGCCACTAGGTCTGTTGCAGATGAACTGTGTGTCCAAAACATGGCTTTTGCTTTCACTGGCGTAAAAACTATCTTAAAACTGGTGAGAGAATAAACATAGTAAGTAACACCAATTCAGACATTTCAAAAACCAAAAGCATTCACACCTTGCCAACCGAAGGATAACTTAAAAGAAAGTCATTATATTGACCATAGAGAGTATCTGCAGCATGGTCCATCGGGTGAGCATTTAAAGCAAAACGTGTGTGCGATGTTCACGATCTTCCATCCCATTGCAAATAAGACCATGATGACCAAAGTCGGTGAAGGTTTACTTTGAAGAAGCAACTGTAACCAAACTTGCGAACAAATTTgtaatgtatgttttgttttttttaaactaggtaAGCTAACAGTGTACTGACACCAACAGTATATGCAGTAGTACGCGTAAAATAAACAAGACAACATGGGGCATTGATAGTCCCCTACACATCGAACTAGAACAGAATAATATATGTTACAAATATTGTCACTGTCGGTTAACAATTAATTGCAAAGATTAGATCATATGATGAAAATGATGACAACCCTTGTAAAGAATACTCTGTAAAACACGCTCTTTGCAATATGCAGAATACAGGTACCTGTCATCCATTGAACAATATTTGTACATTTCCCAGAATTGATAGTGTTTTAATGAGGAATGGAGAACTGCAAAAACATtagtgacaaaaacaaaaaacatgctatAATAACAACACGACATACACTCACTGGGAGCATAGACGCCTGCCAGCATTGTAGCGATATTACAAGATAACGCGGAACAATTCAACCCGTTGAAAGGGTGGTCATCtcagtataaaaaaatatataaatgaaaactAAATATAAACAACACTAACCGATTCCTTCTCCATCTTCTTTGCACGTCTCTACCAAAACTTTAGTTTTCCTGGGAAACCAACTCTTGTCACAACCTAACCCGGATAGTAGGACATACAGCAACTTCACCCAATCAGAATTCCAAAAAATAGTAAATATCCAATGAGATTCAAATGGAGGCGTACCTAGTGTTGTGTGTACCAAAGAGCAAAGAAAAAAAGGCTTGGCTGTGATTGACATCAGTTACAGCCAGTCAATAAGTTGCATTGCATTATATTGGCAAATCAAAGCATAGAAGGGGAGGGTTAATTCGATTTTAAGCAAGATGAGTTGAGGTTTACGGGTGTTATTGACGGAATGATTGGCAAGGGTTAGGCGGAAAGAGGGGATTATTGTCTTAAAGGGGaaagtacaaaataatatacGCAAATTCGACACATTTGGCTTTACTGTTACTGTTG
Encoded proteins:
- the LOC117405906 gene encoding basic helix-loop-helix domain-containing protein USF3, with amino-acid sequence MPEMTEMTENQTPLEKPHRKKNRESHNAVERHRKKKINSGINKIGELIPCSPALKQSKNMILDQAFKYIVELKKQNDELLLNRGDKEQAEEIKRLRKQQEDLRKENGHYIELLKANGINFQDDPTVHWRGNMKKAKVAMVIPTHQVQKGIIVFSNCNKVNPSCPEAVVQNVVVNAGPSLQEQTADPVTIQNLCNVTVPELCWKGPQLQDIAPTTCAKQQAQPNLPTTLSTTKNTIANYSSARTVHNTQSLPVSISQNDLPDCFTTSSDVQAQTALSAASSKPQTANSAQTIPANVTTSNLLHLQPLHLQQIKSNSVFQEPALQASLQASPQRTLISEKLSTIALNKSTSVANHSMPPTATAQVLTSINTLPCLDNTCAFPCSSSSISNDINSVNTFTRITSGNTQTTWTTLQLAGNTVQPLNQMPSGIMPASMNETLTNASLDSGILNGCNIVAPVGFKGTSLCPAGSQQVHSQIAAVSLPSLHSVPIQPVLAQPQIAIQPQPNVLPLLQAMQVIQMTNPAGATVPQAGANPNVVILQPANTGPTPAVVREGIANQTPCQQIVIIQAANQNAVLQNQQTTVAPSALPVANHVVTSSCPVQTPSLQTVGGKHLVHILPRPLAASDSQQQAQTISVNGQIFALQPVKPSRGVCNQNPMQIVQPTTCEDPTTNVALNTLGALSNLNQSISQMAGQSRVPLSVGQTSTQGASSTSSQINNPTSNISVSASSTSTPSNSALSVCSISKNICSSSAVKMLKKPSTPAGSKPKRTSSKKSKSAKQRSSPLKASKPTCSQPSNVDVQPQLPSKETLFVSEHLTAASKSTSNTPVTSSSPLVVSSGLSQSAPSKEYVAKEPVATTASSCSAPAESVTVQQPGLITPALCVEETALTLPQTTFQDSQTTNVSSTNTSSSESLSCIMTNISELSAQISMSCLNTLPLQSIGCETGIMESQNKLLSCSRSGTSATSVSFPEPKIQRPDQSTITSSSSSIAEARSIAAEPKQTTAHSEINKDKISSHQFTSQGDANTSFSHSKEPPSSDLTDKEDHNRDILLVNNKENAPQQQACVLDHEGVGSSLLSNRQSDSPVSTSSGSSRGFSVASMLPNANREDVPCVGTSGNSYNSFSFSEQADILALAATAIFDQESQNKKGVTSGSEVPIHRQVSVNQQPPSVNKEKNGSQQPKKIQEIKESISKHTEVQPVKLPSQVQLNSERPKTVSSSSAGTNLPVLISASQSSASAGCLSVNNLIRQNTVSQPYVCSNLNPPDNPPVSVNMPRSSSSSFTTHCSGPTQMLEYTHKNVAMRSQVVHDLHMKQNSEHHKDASKRASQEDLLLPTNKRQKQCHSTSLTRLEVKSALGRALENVPEHPQIMVSQLPSSSTSSVISSNNNQGHDGLSTLFSTNSFMHSVLRQSEIQCAPQPAVQEKQQGQQSGQHLQQHPHHAASQAALHLHSNNLYLKQQQQQQQQQQQQQQQQEQQLQGQIRERHHLYQLQHHLTQSESQPVSQQHHNVHQQRTMQQEVNMQKKRGLIRGAQVGPQMSLQQKQHHNGGGDQNIQQKGGPPHSHHQHLQQQIQQQHFGGPHPEKGCENPSTSRSHHAGHPQGHLSQEILHQQHQQQQQQHQQQQEGSNSRQQGVQVDHVLGQNQMQMLMTSRTLEQQMNSQPSIVSRPSDITCTPTRQERNRISNYSAEALIGKSTSTTEQRMGMSIQGPRVNQEQSDMRSYLDVSRSKGIVHNIQGRISVEHPVVSDVQRVSECPPFKTTGGNQHHFEVQASRNSDMAAKVVPSHRGMQSQGFRIGQAPSIDRQQRGSYQPAQAGGGIPPRENENSCHQSFMQSLLAPHLGEPISANQRISDHQRNAQCCPPVSMEYNCPPIRESVHVRRESEASNRESCNMPLGVISSRNNSVNISFSSSSTAGDIQNKNTSPVVAAQKPNSMRINDSQGNKSHLNQQVTTNMHGTGVRPVLPHTVVSHGSSEQSRSTVRSLNTSASHRSRHPAQDAQSSKIRPSERTGSGNRRQGNTFDPNTHIPLTSNSGMIRQQIAAERRGSIVRFMADSPQVSADNLATDQHALSQNFGFSFIPDSGMNPPINSNASFIPPVTQPSATRTPAIIPVEPQNTLPSFYPSYSTAAHPSLSNDISIQYFSNQMFTSPSTEKANSGGLNNRFGSILSPPRPVGFGQPSFPLLPDMSSMAMANTSGITPHLSNFNLTSLFPEIATALPPDGSAMPMSPLLSLTNTTTSDTTKQPSNRPAHNISHILGHDGSSAV